Genomic window (Agrobacterium larrymoorei):
AGGATCACGTGGGGCCGCCTCTTTATCTTGCGCGTGAGATAGGCGGCCAGCGCGCGTTCGCCTTCCCGGCGCAACACACCTGTCTGGACCTCGATCCCCGCATCGCGCAAGACCTGATAGCCCCGGCCCGAGACACGCTCATCGGGATCGTCCACCGCAACGACAACACGGGCGACACCATGATGCGCGAGTGCGTTGGCGCAAGGCGGAGTTTTTCCCCAATGGGCGCAGGGCTCGAGCGTTACATAGGCGGTCGCACCACGCGCCGCTTCACCTGCAAGGTCCAGCGCATTGCGTTCCGCGTGCGGCCTGCCGCCAATCGAGGTGACGGCTTCGGCGACGATCACGCCATCTTTGACGAGAACGCATCCGACGGATGGGTTAGTATCGGTGAAGCCAGTATTCCGACGCGAAACTTCGATGGCGCGCGCCATGAATCTTTCGTCTTCGGCCCGCGGAGCCACTGTATCAGGTCCCGGAATCTGTATCGCGGGCGATCTTGGCGTTGATTTCCGCGATGACGTTTTCGAAATCTTCCGCATGGGAGAAATCACGATAGACCGAGGCGTAGCGCACAAAAGCCACATCATCGAGGCTCTTCAATGCTTCGAGCACCTGCAGGCCGATTTCTTCCGAGGCAATTTCCGTTTCGCCTGAGCTTTCGAGCCGGCGCACGATACCGGACACCGCGCGCTCGATGCGATCGCGGTCGACCGGGCGCTTGCGAAGCGCGATCTCGAAAGATCGCACCAGCTTCTCGCGATCGAATGCCAGCTTGCGGCCGCTCTTCTTGATGACCATCAACTCGCGCAACTGCACGCGTTCATAGGTAGTGAAGCGACCGCCGCAATCCGGGCAGATGCGCCGCCGGCGGATGGAGGTGTTATCCTCCGCCGGACGTGAGTCCTTGACCTGAGTGTCTTCAGAACCGCAGAAAGGGCAGCGCATCCTGTTGCCTTCTTACATGTAGGGATACATCGGGAAGCGATCGGTCAGAGCGACGACCTTCTCGCGTACCGTTGCTTCCACAGAGGCATTGCCTTCATCGGAATTGGCAACCTTCAGACCATCCAGAACTTCGACGATCAGCTTGCCGATCTCACGGAACTCGGCTTCCTTGAAGCCGCGCGTCGTGCCGGCTGGTGTGCCGAGGCGAATACCGGAGGTGACGAAAGGCTTTTCCGGATCGAAAGGAATACCGTTCTTGTTGCAGGTGATATAGGCACGGCCAAGTGCAGCTTCCGCGCGCTTGCCGGTGGCGTTCTTCTTGCGAAGGTCGACCAGCATCAGGTGGTTGTCCGTGCCGCCGGAAACGACATCGACGCCGCCTTCGATGAGCGTTTCGGAGAGAGCCTTGGCGTTCTTGACGATCTGGGCTGCGTAGTCCTTGAATTCCGGCTTCAGCGCTTCACCGAAGGCAACGGCCTTGGCGGCGATGACGTGCATCAGAGGACCGCCCTGGAGGCCCGGGAAAACGGCCGAGTTGAACTTCTTCGCAAGATCTTCGTCATTGGTCAGGATCATGCCGCCACGTGGACCACGCAGAGACTTGTGCGTGGTGGTGGTTGCCACATGCGCATGCGGGAACGGCGCCGGATGCTGGCCACCCGCAACGAGGCCCGCAATGTGCGCCATGTCGACCATGAGGTAGGCACCGACCTCATCGGCGATTTCGCGGAAGCGCTTCCAGTCCCAGACGCGGGAATAGGCCGTACCGCCAGCGAGAATGAGCTTCGGCTTGGTTTCCTTGGCCTTGCGCTCTACTTCGTCCATGTCGAGCAGGTTATCGCCTTCACGAACGCCATAGGACACGACGTTGAACCACTTGCCGGACATGTTGACCGGCGAACCGTGGGTCAAGTGACCTCCCGAGTTCAGGTCGAGGCCCATGAAAGTGTCGCCCGGCTGCAAGAGTGCCAGGAACACGGCCTGGTTCATCTGCGAACCGGAATTCGGTTGAACATTGGCAAAGTTGACGCCGAACAGCTTCTTGGCGCGCTCGATGGCAAGCTCTTCAGCAATATCGACGAACTGGCAGCCGCCATAATAGCGCTTGCCCGGATAGCCTTCGGCATATTTGTTGGTCATGATCGAGCCCTGGGCTTCGAGCACGGCGCGGGACACGATGTTTTCCGAGGCAATCAGCTCGATCTCGTGACGCTGGCGACCCAGCTCCTTCTCGATCGCGCCAAAGATATCCGGATCGATTTCGGCAAGCGGCTTGGAGAAGAAGGCATCTGTGTTCGACATGATGAAGGCTCCTGAAACAGTAATGCGATGGCGTCTTAGCGCCCCACCTGTATAAGAGCAATAAGCGCAGCGAGATTTGACCGTCAAACTGCGACGTCCGGCGTAAAAAATGCAAAATGCGCGACATGAACAAAGAAAAAAGCCGCGCCCCACCGGACGCGGCTTTTCTAGTCTGTCTGAACGGCAATCAGTTGCGCGGCAACAGATCCTCGCCGATGGAGCCGGAAGGCTGCTCCTGCGTGTTCGTCGTGTTCAGCGCCAATTCGGCATTGCCGTCATTGCCGTAGATGTCGTCGCGGAACTGCACGACGCCATCCTTTGCCGACCATGCGGTGACATAGACGAAGTAGACCGGGATTTCGGTTGCGAGCTTGATTGGCGTGTTGACGCGGCTTGCAATAACGCGCTCGATTTCCTGGCGCGACCAGCCGGGCGTGTCGCGCAGCATCCAGGTCGTCAGGTCGCGTACATTCTGCACACGCACGCAGCCGGAGGATTCAAAGCGCATCAGCTTGTTGAACAGGCCCTGCTGAGGCGTGTCATGCATGTATTCGTTGTTCGGGTTGTGGAAGTTGATCTTGGTCGAGGACATGGCGTTGTTTTTGCCAGGGTCCTGACGGAACATCAGGTTTGGCGCCTTAGGGGCAAACCAGTCCACGGTCTGTGGCGACACTTCCTGGCCGCGGCCATCCAGCAGGCGGATGTTGTTGCGCTCCAGATAGGTCGGGTCCTTCTGCATCAGCGGAACGATGTCCTTCTCGACGATCGAGCGCGGCGCGGTCCAGTACGGGTTGAGGATGATCTCGTAGATCTTCGAGTTGATGATGTGCGTCGGGCGGCTGGCGCGACCGACAACAGCCGTATTGCGCAGAACCACGCGGTTGTTTTCCACCGCCTCGATCGAGGCTGCCGGAATGTTCACCATCACGTGGCGCTGGCCGAGGTCGCCCGCCATCGTCTGGATGCGGATGAGGTTGGTCTGCAACTGCGCCATGCGAAGCTGCGCAGAAACGTTCAGCGCCTTCAGCGTATATTCGCCGATCACGCCATCTGCCGGAAGGCCGTGACGCGCCTGGAAGCGCTTGAGCGCACCATCGACGTAGGAATCGAAAGCGCTGGAAATGCCGGCTTCACGCGGAAGATCGCCCGAAATCATCAGACGCTGGCGAAGCGCCTGGACGGAAGGGTCGTTGACGCCGATCTGCAGACGCTGCTGGCTTGGCGGCACTTCCGGCCAGCCACCATTGGAGACGATCTGCTGATACTGCATGATCGCCTGCTGCATATAGGCCGGAGCTTCAGGACCGAGAACGGGATTGTTGGAAACCACGCCAACAGCCGAGCGCGAGGAGTTCGCATCGAACTGATCGTCCCAATTTCCGCGGCGCGACGATCCGATCAGATCGTTGAACGCATCCTGCGCCAGCGCAGGTGCAGCAAGCGCGACAGCGCCGAGCGAAACGGCCGAGCGCAACATGGCGCGGCGAGAGAGCAATTCGGGCACGGATTTCTTAGTCATTCTACCTACCAGCCATTTCGTCAGGCAACCTTATGGATGCCTAGAACAACATGATTAACAAACGTTTTCGGACGCCTGCCGGCAGGAAATACTTCATGCGAAATCAAAACTGACGCATCATGCGATGATAGAAGAGACCGCCGGCTCCCTCGCTTTGGCGGTCCCATACCAATATGGCCAATTCGTGTCACCTTGACACTGCTCACGAAGCTGTGTCACCCGGTCTTTTCGGCGTGACCCGCACAAAAATGCAACAAGCCGGACGCGTTTCCGCATCCGGCTTTGCAAAATTGGGTAGCGCTCTCCTTAGAGGCGATATGCGATGCTGTCGTTCCAGAAGCGATCGAGGCGTTGCAGCAGCTTGTTCATTTCGGCGAATTCGCCGGTGCCGATGCCGCCAACCTTTTCGATCGAGCCAATGTGGCGCTCATAGAGGCGGGCGACGGTTTCGGCAATGTCCTGGCCCTTGTCGGTCAGAGAAATGCGAACCGAGCGGCGGTCGATGCGCGAGCGCTGATGGTTGATGAAGCCGAGGTCGACCAGCTTCTTGACGTTGTAGGACACGTTGGAGCCGAGATAGTAGCCACGCGAGCGAAGCTCGCCGGCGGTCAGTTCGGAGGTGCCGATGTTGAAGAGCAGGAGCGCCTGAACGGCGTTGACGTCATCGCGACCCTGACGGTCGAACTCGTCCTTGATAACATCGAGAAGGCGGCGGTGCAGGCGTTCGACGAGATGGAGAGACTCCATGTAGAGCGAACGGATGGCTTCTTCCTGTACGTCGGTTACAACTGCCTGTGGCTTTGCTTTGCTATTGATCATGACTGCCTCACTGTTTTGTTTGGCGGTGTTGATTTTGTTTCCCGCCTTGTGAGCAAACCTAAGCAATGCGCATAAAATTCTACTTAAAATGCATCATTAACGAGTGGTTACCGGATGTCGTCACCTGTGGACCCAGACGTGATGTGCAGCGGCGCGAAATTGCATGAATAAGATAAATCAAATACTTAGTCGAA
Coding sequences:
- a CDS encoding L,D-transpeptidase family protein, whose translation is MTKKSVPELLSRRAMLRSAVSLGAVALAAPALAQDAFNDLIGSSRRGNWDDQFDANSSRSAVGVVSNNPVLGPEAPAYMQQAIMQYQQIVSNGGWPEVPPSQQRLQIGVNDPSVQALRQRLMISGDLPREAGISSAFDSYVDGALKRFQARHGLPADGVIGEYTLKALNVSAQLRMAQLQTNLIRIQTMAGDLGQRHVMVNIPAASIEAVENNRVVLRNTAVVGRASRPTHIINSKIYEIILNPYWTAPRSIVEKDIVPLMQKDPTYLERNNIRLLDGRGQEVSPQTVDWFAPKAPNLMFRQDPGKNNAMSSTKINFHNPNNEYMHDTPQQGLFNKLMRFESSGCVRVQNVRDLTTWMLRDTPGWSRQEIERVIASRVNTPIKLATEIPVYFVYVTAWSAKDGVVQFRDDIYGNDGNAELALNTTNTQEQPSGSIGEDLLPRN
- the glyA gene encoding serine hydroxymethyltransferase, which encodes MSNTDAFFSKPLAEIDPDIFGAIEKELGRQRHEIELIASENIVSRAVLEAQGSIMTNKYAEGYPGKRYYGGCQFVDIAEELAIERAKKLFGVNFANVQPNSGSQMNQAVFLALLQPGDTFMGLDLNSGGHLTHGSPVNMSGKWFNVVSYGVREGDNLLDMDEVERKAKETKPKLILAGGTAYSRVWDWKRFREIADEVGAYLMVDMAHIAGLVAGGQHPAPFPHAHVATTTTHKSLRGPRGGMILTNDEDLAKKFNSAVFPGLQGGPLMHVIAAKAVAFGEALKPEFKDYAAQIVKNAKALSETLIEGGVDVVSGGTDNHLMLVDLRKKNATGKRAEAALGRAYITCNKNGIPFDPEKPFVTSGIRLGTPAGTTRGFKEAEFREIGKLIVEVLDGLKVANSDEGNASVEATVREKVVALTDRFPMYPYM
- the nrdR gene encoding transcriptional regulator NrdR yields the protein MRCPFCGSEDTQVKDSRPAEDNTSIRRRRICPDCGGRFTTYERVQLRELMVIKKSGRKLAFDREKLVRSFEIALRKRPVDRDRIERAVSGIVRRLESSGETEIASEEIGLQVLEALKSLDDVAFVRYASVYRDFSHAEDFENVIAEINAKIARDTDSGT
- the ldtR gene encoding transcriptional regulator LdtR — its product is MNSKAKPQAVVTDVQEEAIRSLYMESLHLVERLHRRLLDVIKDEFDRQGRDDVNAVQALLLFNIGTSELTAGELRSRGYYLGSNVSYNVKKLVDLGFINHQRSRIDRRSVRISLTDKGQDIAETVARLYERHIGSIEKVGGIGTGEFAEMNKLLQRLDRFWNDSIAYRL